In Afipia sp. GAS231, a single window of DNA contains:
- a CDS encoding MarR family winged helix-turn-helix transcriptional regulator, translating into MILDSETKATELPDDHRDEIRLWLRLLTCTTLIEGEVRSRLRERFDVTLPRFDLMAQLDKVPEGMTLSDVSKRMMVSNGNVTGLVERLVESGHLDRRTSDSDRRVQVIRLTKAGRAEFRKMAAEHELWISDIFGDLTPKDVRELMRLLAKTKGSAQKSAKARTA; encoded by the coding sequence ATGATTCTTGATTCAGAGACCAAGGCCACCGAACTCCCGGACGATCACAGGGATGAAATCAGGCTTTGGCTGCGATTGCTGACCTGCACCACCCTGATCGAAGGCGAGGTCCGCAGCCGCTTGCGCGAGCGTTTCGACGTCACGCTGCCGCGCTTCGACCTGATGGCCCAGCTCGACAAGGTGCCCGAGGGCATGACGCTGTCGGACGTTTCGAAGCGGATGATGGTGTCGAACGGCAACGTCACCGGCCTCGTCGAGCGTCTCGTTGAGTCCGGACACCTCGACCGCCGCACCTCGGACTCCGATCGCCGCGTCCAGGTGATCCGCCTGACCAAGGCCGGCCGCGCCGAATTCCGCAAGATGGCGGCGGAGCACGAGTTATGGATATCAGATATTTTTGGCGATCTGACGCCGAAGGATGTTCGCGAATTGATGCGGCTCCTGGCCAAGACCAAGGGCTCGGCGCAGAAGTCTGCGAAAGCGCGGACGGCCTAG
- a CDS encoding alpha/beta hydrolase: MNADVDYEVEYNNRARVPENPAIMASWARDAQAYREAHRGRLKVLAYGPGERHRIDLFSGDGAGAIVVFIHGGYWQALDGPFFSHLAGGLNAHGIDVAVPSYDLCPAVSIADIIEQMRSATRELAKLGRPLVISGHSAGGHLAACLLATDWRALDRSLPEDLVTAAYTISGLFDLRPLVPTSINTALKLDDTSAKAVSPLFWKAPVRGTLDAVVGGNESAEYFRQSRIIVDAWGAAGLATRFGAVPEANHFTAIAPLADAGSPMTLRLKQLAGR; this comes from the coding sequence TTGAACGCGGATGTGGACTACGAGGTCGAATACAATAATCGCGCACGGGTGCCGGAAAATCCGGCGATCATGGCCAGCTGGGCGCGCGATGCGCAGGCCTATCGCGAGGCGCATCGGGGCCGCTTGAAAGTGCTGGCGTACGGTCCAGGCGAACGCCACCGCATCGATCTGTTTTCCGGCGATGGTGCCGGCGCCATCGTCGTCTTCATTCACGGCGGCTACTGGCAGGCGCTCGATGGCCCTTTCTTCAGCCATCTCGCCGGCGGGCTGAACGCCCATGGCATCGACGTCGCAGTGCCGAGCTACGATCTTTGCCCCGCTGTCTCGATCGCAGACATCATCGAGCAAATGCGCAGCGCAACGCGCGAGCTCGCAAAGCTCGGACGGCCGCTGGTCATCAGCGGCCATTCCGCCGGCGGCCATCTCGCCGCCTGCCTGCTGGCAACCGACTGGCGCGCGCTCGATCGCTCATTGCCGGAAGATCTGGTGACGGCGGCCTACACCATATCGGGCCTGTTCGACCTGCGGCCGCTGGTGCCGACCTCCATCAACACGGCGCTGAAGCTCGATGACACATCGGCGAAAGCGGTCAGCCCCTTGTTCTGGAAGGCTCCCGTACGCGGCACGCTCGATGCGGTGGTCGGCGGCAACGAAAGCGCCGAATATTTCCGGCAGAGCCGGATCATTGTCGATGCCTGGGGCGCGGCGGGCCTGGCGACGCGGTTTGGCGCTGTCCCCGAGGCCAACCATTTCACCGCGATCGCGCCGCTGGCCGACGCCGGCTCGCCGATGACGCTACGGCTGAAGCAACTGGCCGGGCGCTGA